One region of Dysidea avara chromosome 1, odDysAvar1.4, whole genome shotgun sequence genomic DNA includes:
- the LOC136263690 gene encoding uncharacterized protein isoform X1, with protein sequence MNFSACWIVSSDIETDVFGVATDVPGLGIECHEFQVSLLRCIRHSVDGFEQVSSVDCSGIKGINFQCLLDCVIRYQNKCFWCCDRCSRSQYRHADIQEIITIVGTIFSQVLM encoded by the exons atgaatttcag tgcctgctggattgtttcgtcagatatcgaaacagatgtctttggtgttgcgaccgatgttccag gtctcggtattgagtgtcatgaatttcag gtcagtctactcagatgtatcaggcatagtgttgatgggttcgaacaagtatccagtgtagactgtagtggcatcaagggtattaatttccag tgcctgctggattgtgtcatcagatatcaaaacaagtgtttttggtgttgcgaccgatgttccag gtctcagtatcgtcatgctgacatacaagaaatcatcactattgttggaactatttttagtcaagtcttgatgtga
- the LOC136263690 gene encoding uncharacterized protein isoform X2, with the protein MSLVLRPMFQVSVLSVMNFSYQLSLYTSDVNLQVSLLRCIRHSVDGFEQVSSVDCSGIKGINFQCLLDCVIRYQNKCFWCCDRCSRSQYRHADIQEIITIVGTIFSQVLM; encoded by the exons atgtctttggtgttgcgaccgatgttccag gtctcggtattgagtgtcatgaatttcag ttatcaattatcactgtatactagtgatgtgaatttgcaggtcagtctactcagatgtatcaggcatagtgttgatgggttcgaacaagtatccagtgtagactgtagtggcatcaagggtattaatttccag tgcctgctggattgtgtcatcagatatcaaaacaagtgtttttggtgttgcgaccgatgttccag gtctcagtatcgtcatgctgacatacaagaaatcatcactattgttggaactatttttagtcaagtcttgatgtga